Proteins encoded in a region of the Isoalcanivorax pacificus W11-5 genome:
- a CDS encoding GMC family oxidoreductase N-terminal domain-containing protein, with translation MTELTDSARADHPGPVSVAFAEAMFPAGETLPAPDATALATQVAGYVAGRPLLRGLLSLGLGWLEWRGLRQLGSRFSRAAVAPRRALLDALAPTLISGLLLRLVSLPFRAAYVLDSERAARMGVPRIQVPEQIETFRWQQQITRAAELEEDQTLDADVVVIGTGAGGAAAAYELASRGLAVVVVEEGDWHDRRHFNGDLPDMIRRLYRGFGATTALGNALIPVPIGRNVGGTTTINSGTCMRTPAPVLKRWREEFGLTDLDDATLAPWFEGVETMLRVQRAERRHVGPIGNIIEQGARALGLEQLHALQRNAAGCDGQGLCQFGCPTDAKQSTNVSYMPRALERGAFLFTGLRARRLLRDGQHGRGIEAEGRGADGRTVRLRVNARATVVAMGSLMTPRFLRDNGVRNPHLGRHLTLHPCGVVNAVFPETALRNGRTIPQGFGIQDFADEGLMFEGGTVPFAGHGLLNTLYGEQFVRFTERYPHTAYFGFMIRDTSEGRVRRGPHRDLPWISYHMNDTDFALFLRGIDTLARIYLAAGAEEVLLPGTRRLITVRNTRELEAFMARRHRPRDFLMSAYHPLGTARLAADPAQGVCDPDHRVHGWQGLYVMDGSNPPTSLGANPQVTLMTLASRAAARLADTLLEQGA, from the coding sequence ATGACTGAATTAACCGATTCCGCCCGCGCGGACCACCCCGGCCCTGTGTCAGTGGCCTTCGCCGAGGCGATGTTCCCTGCCGGCGAAACGCTGCCCGCCCCCGACGCCACGGCCCTGGCAACGCAGGTGGCGGGCTATGTGGCAGGCCGGCCATTGCTGCGTGGCCTGCTGTCGCTCGGGCTCGGCTGGCTGGAATGGCGGGGGCTGCGGCAGCTTGGCTCGCGCTTCAGCCGCGCTGCCGTGGCCCCGCGCCGCGCCCTGCTGGACGCACTGGCCCCCACGCTGATCAGTGGCCTGCTGCTGCGGCTGGTGAGCCTGCCGTTCCGCGCCGCCTATGTGCTCGACAGCGAGCGCGCGGCGCGCATGGGGGTGCCCCGCATCCAGGTACCGGAACAGATCGAAACGTTCCGCTGGCAACAGCAGATCACCCGCGCCGCAGAGCTTGAAGAAGACCAGACCCTGGACGCCGACGTGGTGGTCATCGGCACCGGCGCCGGGGGCGCGGCGGCGGCCTATGAACTGGCCAGCCGTGGCCTGGCGGTGGTGGTGGTCGAGGAAGGTGACTGGCATGACCGGCGTCACTTCAACGGCGACCTTCCGGACATGATCCGCCGGCTGTACCGGGGGTTCGGCGCCACCACCGCGCTGGGCAACGCGCTCATTCCAGTGCCCATCGGCCGCAATGTCGGCGGCACCACTACCATCAATTCCGGCACCTGCATGCGCACGCCGGCACCGGTACTGAAACGCTGGCGCGAAGAGTTCGGGCTGACCGACCTTGATGACGCCACACTGGCCCCGTGGTTCGAGGGGGTGGAAACCATGCTGCGTGTGCAGCGTGCCGAGCGGCGCCATGTTGGCCCGATCGGCAATATCATCGAACAGGGCGCCCGCGCACTGGGCCTGGAACAATTGCATGCCCTGCAACGCAACGCGGCAGGCTGCGATGGTCAGGGCCTGTGCCAGTTCGGCTGCCCCACCGATGCCAAGCAATCCACCAATGTCAGCTACATGCCCCGTGCGCTGGAACGCGGCGCTTTTCTGTTCACCGGCCTGCGTGCACGGCGGTTGCTGCGCGACGGTCAGCACGGGCGTGGCATCGAAGCCGAAGGGCGTGGTGCCGATGGCCGCACCGTGCGCCTGCGCGTCAACGCCCGTGCCACGGTGGTGGCCATGGGCTCGCTCATGACACCACGGTTCCTGCGCGACAACGGCGTGCGCAATCCGCATCTGGGGCGGCATCTGACGCTGCACCCCTGTGGTGTGGTCAATGCCGTGTTCCCCGAGACTGCATTGCGTAACGGCCGCACCATTCCGCAGGGTTTCGGCATCCAGGATTTCGCTGACGAGGGCCTGATGTTCGAAGGCGGCACTGTGCCGTTCGCCGGGCACGGCCTGCTCAACACGTTATATGGCGAGCAGTTTGTGCGCTTCACCGAGCGCTATCCGCATACCGCCTATTTCGGCTTCATGATCCGCGATACCAGCGAAGGCCGCGTGCGGCGTGGCCCACATCGCGACCTGCCGTGGATCAGCTATCACATGAACGACACCGATTTCGCGCTGTTCCTGCGCGGCATCGATACGCTGGCGCGGATTTACCTGGCCGCCGGCGCCGAAGAAGTGCTGCTGCCCGGCACCCGCCGGCTGATCACCGTGCGCAACACCCGGGAACTGGAGGCTTTCATGGCCCGGCGTCACCGCCCGCGCGATTTTCTGATGAGCGCGTACCACCCACTCGGTACCGCCCGGCTGGCCGCCGACCCGGCACAGGGCGTATGCGATCCGGATCACCGCGTCCATGGCTGGCAGGGGCTGTACGTGATGGACGGCAGCAACCCACCCACCAGCCTCGGCGCCAACCCGCAGGTGACGCTGATGACCCTCGCCAGCCGCGCCGCCGCGCGGCTGGCGGACACCTTACTTGAGCAAGGAGCCTGA
- a CDS encoding FHA domain-containing protein translates to MLKLYFRDQRCAPVRLMDSRYAIGRDPGNDIVVDEEEVSPLHAELWVETERRVFITDIGSTRGTLVNDQLIHTRTLLKAGDIIRVGRVELELVQPVESVSVLPPPQVPAAEQVAGQRDCPLAGAARRGRGWWRAGLLALPASLLLIAGMAVWLD, encoded by the coding sequence ATGCTGAAACTGTATTTCAGAGACCAGCGCTGTGCGCCAGTGCGGCTGATGGATTCGCGTTATGCCATTGGCCGTGATCCCGGCAACGATATTGTCGTTGACGAGGAAGAGGTCAGCCCGTTGCATGCCGAGCTTTGGGTGGAGACGGAGCGCCGTGTGTTTATCACCGATATTGGCAGTACGCGCGGCACGCTGGTGAATGATCAGCTGATTCATACCCGCACGTTGCTGAAGGCAGGCGACATCATTCGCGTCGGCAGGGTGGAGCTGGAACTGGTTCAGCCGGTGGAAAGCGTGTCCGTGCTGCCGCCGCCGCAGGTGCCGGCAGCAGAGCAGGTTGCCGGACAAAGGGACTGCCCGCTGGCCGGCGCGGCCCGTCGTGGGCGCGGCTGGTGGCGCGCCGGGCTGCTGGCGCTGCCGGCCTCATTACTGCTGATTGCCGGGATGGCAGTCTGGCTGGATTGA
- a CDS encoding penicillin acylase family protein — protein sequence MRHWIRALLLGGLALATTGCMEGWLDKWLAASVDPQTGTLHVEGLAAPVTIGRDALGIPLVEAESFEDLAFATGWVMAEDRLSQMVGFTMAAQGRLAEMAGEVALPMDLYSRTLGLRRISEQQLAAGSDELTFLLQRFSDGVNAWLVAHEDRMPLDFRLGSFRPEPWAPINSVDVFTMINLGLGVNLHEEIMALNLADRVGTDRLPWLVPVYPDEPLSFAEAAKLNDLPLPALAKQAQALDAARDGFERLLMPQGLAASNNWVVAPSHSTTGHSLLANDTHLLISQPPMWMLLHQKTPGIQVAGVAAAGMPVPVIGFNGNVAWGATMVMADAQDLFLEQLRDIDGQLHYLADGEWLPVTEREEVFKVQGGDTVTHTVRSTRHGPLLESVLNAPPISPVVPPRLADSMARYGLAFSWTASQADTTMDAMFALGRSQSLAEAREHIRGVRFIHLNMVMADQDAAGWQVTGRYPQRKQGTGQFPSPGWDGVYDWTGFADFDQHPNDFTLEKGFVGTANHRTVAADYPLLLSRSWFYPQRGDRINQLLSAKAKHSAEDMVAMQADRFDRFVPALQAVLSDNSVALATAINALPSARQAPARQALAMLDNFDGVMLEDSAAAALYGVFFHLAARNIFLDELGPEDGPVWQSFTRMTLLSYSAPQDHLLQREDSPFWDNAGTPETETKWDIFAQTLADAWAFNTQALGDDPAQWAWGDLHTYEWKTAASQMKPWLPRVQRWAISAMEGYLNRGPYPAGGNHNTLNVAGAMIGRDFDVHSIPAMRMVVDFAADEPLQLVNSGGQSGNPASPHYDDGIDVWLGWGNRTLPFSEAGRAAHYAQRLTLTPSEAPAATP from the coding sequence ATGCGGCACTGGATCAGGGCACTGTTGCTGGGCGGGCTGGCGTTGGCCACCACCGGCTGTATGGAAGGCTGGCTGGACAAGTGGCTGGCGGCGTCTGTCGATCCGCAGACCGGCACCCTGCACGTCGAGGGGCTGGCGGCGCCGGTGACGATCGGTCGCGATGCACTGGGTATTCCGCTGGTAGAAGCGGAATCATTTGAAGACCTGGCCTTTGCGACCGGCTGGGTGATGGCCGAGGACCGCCTCTCGCAGATGGTCGGCTTCACCATGGCGGCGCAGGGCCGGCTGGCAGAAATGGCGGGCGAGGTGGCCTTGCCGATGGACCTGTACAGCCGCACCCTCGGGTTGCGCCGGATTTCCGAGCAGCAACTGGCCGCCGGCAGTGACGAACTGACCTTCCTGCTGCAGCGTTTCAGCGACGGCGTGAATGCCTGGCTGGTGGCGCATGAAGATCGCATGCCGCTGGATTTTCGCCTCGGCAGTTTCCGGCCGGAACCCTGGGCGCCGATCAATTCAGTGGATGTGTTCACCATGATCAACCTCGGGCTGGGGGTGAACCTGCACGAGGAGATCATGGCGCTGAACCTGGCCGACCGTGTCGGCACGGACAGGCTGCCCTGGCTGGTGCCGGTGTATCCGGATGAACCACTGTCCTTTGCAGAAGCCGCGAAATTAAATGACCTGCCGTTACCGGCGCTGGCCAAGCAGGCCCAGGCGCTGGATGCCGCACGCGACGGTTTCGAGCGGTTGCTGATGCCGCAAGGCCTGGCGGCCAGCAATAACTGGGTGGTGGCGCCATCGCACAGCACGACCGGCCACAGCCTGCTGGCCAACGACACACACCTGCTGATCAGCCAGCCACCGATGTGGATGCTGCTGCACCAGAAAACCCCGGGCATCCAGGTGGCGGGTGTGGCCGCTGCCGGCATGCCGGTGCCGGTGATCGGCTTCAATGGCAACGTGGCCTGGGGTGCGACCATGGTGATGGCCGATGCGCAGGACCTGTTTCTGGAACAACTGCGGGACATCGATGGCCAGTTGCACTATCTGGCCGATGGCGAGTGGCTGCCGGTAACCGAGCGTGAGGAAGTGTTCAAGGTGCAGGGCGGTGATACCGTGACGCACACGGTGCGCAGCACGCGCCATGGTCCGCTGCTGGAAAGTGTGCTGAATGCACCGCCGATATCGCCGGTTGTTCCGCCGCGGCTGGCGGACAGCATGGCGCGCTATGGCCTGGCGTTCTCCTGGACAGCGTCCCAGGCGGACACCACCATGGATGCCATGTTTGCGCTCGGGCGTTCGCAATCCCTGGCCGAAGCACGTGAACATATTCGCGGCGTGCGCTTTATTCATCTGAATATGGTGATGGCGGACCAGGACGCCGCAGGCTGGCAGGTGACCGGTCGCTACCCGCAGCGCAAACAGGGCACCGGGCAGTTCCCGTCGCCGGGCTGGGACGGCGTCTATGACTGGACCGGCTTTGCCGACTTCGACCAGCATCCGAATGACTTCACGCTGGAAAAAGGGTTTGTCGGTACCGCCAACCATCGTACGGTCGCGGCGGATTACCCGCTGCTGCTGAGCCGGTCCTGGTTCTACCCCCAGCGGGGTGACCGGATCAATCAGCTGTTGTCTGCCAAGGCGAAACACAGTGCCGAAGACATGGTGGCCATGCAGGCGGACCGGTTTGACCGTTTCGTACCCGCTTTGCAGGCGGTGCTGTCGGATAACAGCGTCGCGCTGGCCACCGCCATCAATGCCTTGCCGTCCGCGCGGCAGGCGCCTGCCCGGCAGGCGCTGGCCATGCTGGACAATTTCGACGGGGTAATGCTTGAAGACAGCGCTGCCGCCGCGCTGTACGGCGTCTTCTTTCACCTCGCCGCGCGCAATATCTTCCTCGACGAACTGGGGCCGGAAGACGGCCCGGTCTGGCAGTCCTTCACCCGCATGACGCTGCTGTCCTATTCCGCGCCGCAGGATCATCTGCTGCAACGCGAAGACAGCCCGTTCTGGGATAACGCTGGCACCCCGGAAACAGAAACCAAGTGGGACATTTTTGCGCAGACGCTGGCGGACGCGTGGGCCTTCAATACTCAGGCACTGGGCGATGATCCGGCCCAATGGGCCTGGGGCGACCTGCATACGTATGAATGGAAAACCGCCGCCAGCCAGATGAAGCCCTGGTTGCCCCGTGTGCAGCGCTGGGCCATCAGTGCGATGGAAGGATACCTCAATCGCGGGCCTTACCCGGCCGGTGGCAACCACAACACGCTGAACGTGGCCGGCGCCATGATCGGTCGTGATTTCGATGTGCATTCGATTCCGGCGATGAGGATGGTGGTGGATTTTGCCGCCGACGAGCCGTTGCAACTGGTCAACAGTGGCGGCCAGAGCGGCAACCCCGCCAGCCCGCATTATGACGATGGTATCGATGTGTGGCTGGGCTGGGGCAATCGGACGTTGCCGTTCTCCGAGGCAGGGCGCGCTGCGCACTATGCCCAGCGCCTGACCCTGACGCCGTCAGAAGCGCCGGCGGCGACGCCGTAG
- a CDS encoding adenylate/guanylate cyclase domain-containing protein has protein sequence MSRQWRNTLGHVFRPLADTVRPWLPDYLPVAWKLGLTFSALVLLGMTVLGSIILSNQLTDMQSQADRFGQTVAGQLADSAREPLLADDTFTLKILIHNLGTSENLAGAALFSRDLRPLEQAGLLPAEAVPTISGPVRHWHHDGAPMTTYFAPITAEQHTAGYVAVTLSGTDIAAAQAQARRTMVTATLLMGLVAIILAFWISRRLAQPLHDLVAATSAIRAGDLNYRLRNAGNDEIGQLIAAYNSMAHGLLEKDQVERVLSRFVSPRVAQQMMADIGEVQLGGREVEASVLFADIVGFTRLSERLAPDAVAELLNCYFNAINCAADFYRGTIDKYMGDCAMLVFGVPEKDSEHLYHALCCAVMIQRLILRINEQRRAQGRVTVEFRIGINAGTMLAGNLGSQNRMQYTVVGDAVNLASRLSNMAGAGEIIIADALVRDPNISSRLRSTVAGTMRVRGKSDPVLTYRVEGVHAQSETLMEQRIARFLSAHGEDAPAAWPPAREAGGHP, from the coding sequence GTGAGCCGGCAATGGCGCAACACTCTGGGCCACGTCTTCCGCCCCCTGGCGGACACGGTACGCCCGTGGCTGCCGGACTACCTGCCGGTGGCCTGGAAGCTGGGCCTGACCTTCTCGGCCCTGGTGCTGCTGGGCATGACGGTGCTCGGCTCGATCATCCTCAGCAACCAGCTCACCGACATGCAGTCCCAGGCGGACCGTTTCGGCCAGACCGTGGCCGGCCAGCTGGCCGACAGCGCCCGCGAGCCGCTGCTGGCGGATGACACCTTCACGCTGAAAATCCTGATCCATAATCTCGGCACCAGCGAAAACCTGGCCGGCGCGGCCCTGTTCAGCCGCGACCTGCGACCGCTGGAACAGGCCGGCCTGCTGCCAGCGGAGGCCGTGCCCACCATCAGCGGCCCGGTGCGCCACTGGCACCACGATGGCGCCCCCATGACCACCTATTTCGCCCCGATCACCGCCGAGCAGCACACCGCCGGCTATGTGGCCGTGACACTGTCCGGCACCGACATCGCCGCCGCCCAGGCACAGGCACGCCGCACCATGGTCACCGCCACGCTGCTGATGGGCCTGGTGGCGATCATTCTCGCCTTCTGGATCAGCCGTCGGCTGGCGCAGCCGCTGCACGACCTGGTCGCCGCCACCTCGGCGATCCGTGCCGGCGATCTCAACTATCGACTGCGCAACGCCGGCAACGATGAAATCGGCCAGTTGATCGCCGCCTACAACAGCATGGCCCACGGCCTGCTGGAAAAAGATCAGGTAGAACGCGTGCTGTCACGCTTCGTCAGTCCGCGCGTGGCACAGCAGATGATGGCGGACATCGGCGAGGTGCAGCTGGGTGGCCGTGAAGTCGAAGCGTCCGTACTGTTCGCCGATATCGTCGGCTTCACCCGGCTGTCCGAGCGGCTGGCACCGGACGCAGTGGCCGAGCTGCTGAACTGTTATTTCAACGCGATCAACTGCGCTGCCGATTTCTATCGCGGCACCATCGACAAATACATGGGCGACTGCGCCATGCTGGTGTTCGGTGTGCCGGAAAAAGACAGCGAGCACCTGTACCATGCCCTGTGCTGCGCGGTGATGATCCAGCGCCTGATCCTGCGCATCAACGAACAGCGCCGCGCCCAGGGGCGGGTGACGGTGGAGTTCCGCATCGGCATCAACGCCGGCACCATGCTGGCCGGCAATCTCGGCTCGCAGAATCGCATGCAGTACACCGTGGTCGGCGATGCAGTGAACCTGGCCTCTCGCCTGTCGAACATGGCCGGTGCCGGCGAGATCATCATCGCCGACGCGCTGGTGCGCGACCCGAACATCTCATCGAGGCTGCGCAGCACGGTGGCCGGCACCATGCGCGTGCGCGGCAAGAGCGACCCGGTACTGACCTATCGCGTCGAAGGTGTGCACGCCCAGTCTGAAACGCTGATGGAACAGCGGATCGCCCGTTTTCTCAGCGCCCACGGCGAAGATGCGCCGGCCGCCTGGCCGCCTGCCCGCGAGGCCGGTGGCCACCCGTAG
- a CDS encoding SDR family NAD(P)-dependent oxidoreductase encodes MARFRLPNLLPYATEMAGSLARNLDARLFPGYHLRQRLQGRTVLVTGASTGIGEALAHRLARAGAHVLLSARSTEKLENVVSLIEQHGGRATAYPCDIANPEDCERMAAEVLAEHPRIDILVNNAGRSIRRPVMHSLNRFHDFERTMQLNYFGAIRLTMALLPRMVEQGGAQVINVSTLGMQTIPARFSAYLASKGALEMWTQAAANELGHRRIRFTLVNFPLVRTPMIAPTEIYRYTPAISPEQAVDQICRAIITRQKRVASPFAYFAQTAHAVLPTLSEAMVNLAYQVTPESAAARGKVLPPPQDYRDNVRPLRRRRRRF; translated from the coding sequence GTGGCCCGCTTTCGATTGCCAAACCTGTTGCCGTATGCCACCGAGATGGCCGGTTCACTGGCGCGCAACCTGGATGCCCGCCTGTTCCCCGGCTATCACCTGCGCCAGCGCCTGCAGGGCCGCACGGTACTGGTCACCGGGGCCAGCACCGGTATCGGCGAAGCACTGGCCCACCGGCTGGCGCGCGCCGGCGCGCATGTGCTGCTGTCGGCACGCAGCACCGAGAAACTGGAAAATGTAGTCAGCCTGATCGAACAGCACGGCGGGCGTGCCACCGCCTACCCCTGCGACATTGCCAACCCGGAAGACTGCGAGCGCATGGCCGCAGAGGTCCTCGCCGAACATCCACGCATCGATATCCTGGTGAACAACGCCGGCCGTTCCATCCGCCGGCCGGTGATGCATTCGTTGAATCGTTTTCACGATTTTGAACGCACGATGCAGCTCAATTATTTTGGTGCGATACGGCTGACCATGGCGCTGCTGCCGCGCATGGTGGAACAGGGCGGCGCGCAGGTCATCAATGTTTCCACACTGGGCATGCAGACCATTCCCGCACGGTTTTCCGCTTACCTGGCGTCAAAGGGGGCGCTGGAAATGTGGACCCAGGCAGCCGCCAATGAACTCGGCCACCGCCGTATCCGTTTTACGCTGGTGAACTTCCCGCTGGTGCGCACACCGATGATCGCGCCCACCGAGATCTATCGCTACACGCCGGCCATTTCGCCGGAGCAGGCCGTGGACCAGATCTGCCGCGCGATCATCACGCGACAGAAACGGGTGGCCAGCCCGTTCGCCTATTTTGCCCAGACTGCACATGCCGTGCTGCCGACGCTGTCAGAGGCGATGGTCAACCTGGCCTATCAGGTGACGCCGGAATCTGCGGCGGCGCGCGGCAAGGTCTTGCCGCCACCGCAGGATTATCGCGATAACGTCAGGCCACTACGGCGTCGCCGCCGGCGCTTCTGA